The Streptomyces tubercidicus DNA segment TGTGATGACCGCACGGTTGATGACTGCACGGTGCAGGACGGAAAGGCCGAGGGTATGTAGTGCCCTTGGGATGGTGACGGCGTTAGGAGCCGCCGTCGGAGTGGTGGGAGTCTCCGGAGCCGGAACCGCGGCCGCACAACCGGTACCGCACCCGCTGAAGTACACCTGCCACGTTCCGTTGATCAACAAAGATCTGCCGTTCCGGATGAAGGTCGACACGGACATCCCGGAGTCGGTCCCGGTCGGCGAACCCAGCCGCAAATTCGCCATCGGCGCGCGGACGACGGTGGCTGCGAACTTCACCAGGATGCTCCATGCGTTCGATGTGCAGACCGTTGAGGGCACGGTGACCGCGAAGATCAGGGTGGCCGCACCCCAGGACAACAGGCGCGTCCCGGTGCCCCTCAACATCAACAAGACCCGCATCCCGGCATCCGGTTCCTTTGATGTCACGGCAGAGGGCACCGCGCCCCCTCTCACGTTCCGCCGACCGGGCCCTGCGCGGATCACCGCCGGCGACCTCGCCGTGCACGTCATCGCCAAGAAGGCGAACGGCGAGGTGTTGGGCGCACCCCCGGTGCCCTGCACGCTCGACACCGGGCAGGACAAGACCGTGGGCTCGTTCGAGATCACAAAGAAGGGCACGAGGGCAGGAACGGGAGCGGGGACCGGAGCGGGAACTGAATCGGGGACGACGACCGGCTCGACCGCGTCCGGCACCTCGGACGCCCGCGCCAACGGCCCGGCGGCCGCAGGCGCCCAGCCCGAGGGGACTTCCGCCGCCAGGAGGTCGGCTCAGGCGAGCGACGAGGCCGGCGGGACGGGGAAGGGCGCCGTCGCCGCCGCTGACCAGGCCACCAGGGGCCTGATGGCACCGGTCGTGGGCACTCTCCTCGCAGGCGCCCTCGCCTTCGTCCTCGGCTCATGGGTGAAGCAGCGCCGACGCGGCGCGGGCGACGCCTGAGGTCATGCGACAGGCCGGGCGCTCCCGCGCCCGGCCTGATACGGGGGAATCGACGGCCTCGCGCCCCCCGGAAGGTAGGGCAGGCTCAGGGCCGTGGCATTTCCGCAGAAGCCGGGTCGTCCGGCGGGGCGTGGTGGAGCTGGCCCCGGGTGAGGAAGTCCTGGAGCTCGCGGTGGCGGAACTGGTAGGCGATCCCGGCGGTGCGCGTCAGACCCGCGTCGCAGCACCAGTCGAGGAAACGGCCGAGACGCCAGGGCAGTGGTTGGTTGGACCACCAGCGGCGGGTGCAGAGCAGGAAAGCTAGGTAGCGGACACCTGCGGCGCCAAGCGCTGGGCCGGCACCGGTCCTGAACAGGGGGCCGAACGCACGCCAGGGCCTGAACAGCGCGTCGAGTGCGCCCCGGAAACCGCATCTGAACAGGCGGTTGTAGAGGAGTGCGAGCGTACGCCCGCCGCCGAGACCGAACAGAAGCATGTAGATGAGTACTGCCCCGAGTGCGAATACGGGGCCCAGGGCGAACCAATAGAAGGGGACGAACCCGAGTCCGACCACGAGGCCGGTCGCGAACCCGGTCACGAGGTCGTCCCACACCATGCCGCGCGGCGACGCGTTTCCGTGCGACTTGCGAACCTCGGGTGTGTCCGAGAGCACGCCCGCCAGCCCGACTCCCACCATCGCTCCACCAGCGAGCCCTACTACCGATCCGTATACGAGCCCGTTCACCAGCCCGACGACATTCCCCATGTCGACCACGACGACGAGCCCTCCCCAGAAGAGCCCACCCACCAGCCCGTTCACGAGCTGGTGTCTTGCAGCAGGCGTTTTGGCAGTTACGCGTTCCAGCCGAGACGGCATGGGCCAGGGCGGGAATCCTGCGAGAAGACTGCCCAGCGCCATGAGTGTCACGTTCGTTGCGTACACCTTCCAGTCATCGAGCAGGGCGGCAGACAGGTCAGCGGTGGCCCACACCGCGAGGGTCAGCAGGACGTGGACGGTGCGGGCGCGGCGGTCGCCGGTGAGCGGCCACAGTTCATGGAGTACGAGGTCGGTGCCTGACAGACGCCGTCCGGCCACAGCGCGGGCGTTGGCGGTGCTGTCATGCAGGTAGCCGGCGAGGACTGTCAGCCAGGTGCGTACCTGGAGCCGGGTGTAGGGCGCTGCCTTGCCGCCTGCCGAGGAGGCGGCAAGGATGAACAGATTCAGTAGGTGGTCCCGGACCTGCCCGGGGGTCCGGAAGGTGGGATCGAGGAGATCCACGGGATCACGGACCCAGCTACCGTCGTGACGTTCGTCGTAAACGGTGAGGGCTACGGTCAGCCGCCAGGGTGTGGACAGGCCCCGGGCCAGTGGACCGGCCGGGGCGGCTTGGAGTGCGTTCAGGACGGGTTCCCAGCGGCCCCGGTCGCGGGTGCGAGCGGTGATGAACGCCTTGGTCGCGGCCAGGCTGACGGGGGCGATCTCGATACAGGAAGCGTCCTCTGCCCACGTATCCGCACGTTCGAGAGCGGCGTAGGGATCGCTGCGGCAGGTGAGGACGAGTTGGCCCTTGGTGGTGCCATGGACGTAGCGGTTCATGGCCTCCAAAGCGGCTGCGGCGCGGGAATCGCGCCCGGGCTCACTGGCGTCCATTTCGTCGAGCCCGTCGAGCACGGGGAGGATCAGCCGGGCGCGGACAAGGGCGGCTGCGGCGCTGGGGCGTAGCCGGTAGGCACGGGTGAGATGGTCGGCGAGCCAGTCGTCGAGCTCGTTCCGGTCGGGGTCGAAGGTGGACAACGACAGGCGTACGGGAACGGGGCCGCTCGGCGCTTGGCCGGGGTCGGGGAGGAGAAGCAGCATGAGGTGGAGGGCGAGCACGGTTTTGCCGGCCCCGGGTGCGCCGGTGATGACGAGGCGGCCGGGCCGGAGAGCGCGATAGTAGGTGGCGACTTCTTCCAACGTGCCGCGGGGTGCTGCGCCTGTGCCGTGGTGGGCGGGGGAGGGCCGGAAGGTGAACTTGACGTTGATGGTGCGGTCGCTGCCGCCGAGGAGTCTCTGGTGGGTTTTCTCCTCGCGATCCCTGACCGCGACGGCGAGGCGGTCGGCGAGAGCGGCGGTGTCGGTGTCCTGCAAGGCTTGGGAGAGGTTCGCCTGGTGCAGGCCCGCCACCGCCAGCATCAGGCTGACCAGCCCGACCGCCAACCCGCCCGGGTCCACCTCCCCGGTGCCCGCCCGAACAGCAATGGTGACCGCCACCCCCGCGGTCACCACCGTCAGCGCGATCCATCCCCACGGCGTGTGACCTGCCGTGGCAGGTTTCGCCCTGGTCACCTGCTGCGTGACCGGAAGCGGAAGGCGGCGGTCACGGCCATGGCGCCCAGGACAACAGCTCCCGCGGCCAGCGGGATCAGATGCGTGATGCCCCGGCTGCCAGTCGTAGCCAGGTTGCCGGAGGGGTCGGCTGAGCCTTCCGTGGTCGCGCCCGCCCTCGCACCTTCGCTTGGGTTCCGCGACTCAGTGGTGCCGGAGGTGGCCGTCTCAGTCGTCCCGGACGGGGCCGGGCCGGTCGTCGTTCCCGTCCCGGCGATGTCGAACGATGCCACGACGTGGTTCTGCCGGGCGTCCAGCTTGCACGGCACGTCGAGCGTGACAGTCATGACGCCGCTCGCGGTGACGTGCATGACGAGGTCACCGATGGTGATTTTCGCCCTGCCCGGTTGGCTGAAGGTGCGCTTCGGCGCGGCGCCGGTCGCCTTGACCAAGAACGGTCCGGATGCCGGGACGCTGGTCCTGGCCACGTGAAACGGCACTCTGAGGTCGGTGTCGCCCTCCGGCGCCGTCACGCGGACCTTCGCTTCCACGGTGCCCTGGATGGTCTTGATGCCGGCGCCGCGCAGCCCTCTCGTGTCAGCCGCGCTCACCGGCACCACCGCATGGATGGCGAATTTCGGGGTGGGCTTGCCGACCGCAGCCGACTTCGGGACATCCGTGTCAATCTTTACCGTGCCTGGCCGGTCGTGGACCGCCAGAACTGAGCATGTGTACCGCAGTTCGAGCGATAACGGGTCCGCGGCTGCGGGTCCGGCTCCGAAGACTCCCACGCTTGCGCCCGCAACCCCTACCGCCATCGTCAGTCCCAAGGCTTTACGGGCCACTGGACCGCTCGGGACGGCACGGGTTGCCCTGTGCCGCTCACGCAGGTTCCGGATCAGCTTGTCGCTTGCCATCTTGGTCCTCGGTCAAGTACTTGGGTCTCTGGATGAGGCCCACGGGTGCGTCCACCAGGTGGGGCGGTTGTGGGGCCGGTCCCACCTCAGCCGACGGGGACCCGCCTTGCCCTGGCGCACAGCGGATCCTGTGACCGATCGTAGGACTGGATCGCGCCCCGGGAATTGCACGTGCGCGTAAGTAAGTTGTCACAGTGCGCAACAGCGAGGTCAGTGCACCTGCGCGTATCGATGCGCCTATGGCGCGCGCTGCCCGGACCGCCCTGCCATTCACTAAAATCCGCGGCACCACCCGGGGGCATGCCGTGAGCGCGGGAACCGACTCCGGATGTGCACGCTGTGAGAAGGCCGCGGCGAAAGGTGTCTTCGATGGCCTTGGGAACCTACGTCGTGGATTCCTGGACAACCCGGGACGTGACGTCGCGTGAGCGTGCCGACCTGTGGGGCGAGCACGTGACGTCGTATCAAAGCCGGATGAGCTACAGGTACCCGCACACCGACGACTTTCATGCGGGCACGATCCGGCAGTGCACCGACACCTATCAGCTCGTCAAGTGGTGGTCGGGCACGATCAAGTACACCCGGACCGCGGGCCAGGTGCGGCACGCCCCGGACGAGGACTACCGCTTGCTGCTGCCGGTCGCCGGAGAGCTGGTGCTGCGGCAGGACGACCAGGAGCTACGGCTGGTGCCGGAGGCCGGGTGCCTGCTCACGTTCGCCGCACCGTTCGAGATCCTGCAAGGCGACTTCATGCAGGCGTTCATCATGTCGATCCCCGCTCAGGAGGTGAACGGGCGATTGAACCGGTCGTCGCCGCTCGCTACGGGCCTCGACCTGACCTCCGGCCTGGGCCGGGTGGTGGGCGACATGCTGACCGGTCTGCATGAGGAGCGCGACACCCTCACCAGCGGCCAGTTCGACGCGGTCTCGGACCGGCTGGTCGAGCTGCTGTGCATGCTTGTCGCAGGAGACGACCGCCCCACCGCACCGGGCCATCTGGCCGAGGTGGAGACGGTGGTCCGCCGGTACATCCGCGAGCACGCGGCCGACCCCGACATGACCGGCACCACCGTGGCGCAGGCGCTGGGCTGGTCGCTGCGCCAGGTGCAGCTGGCCCTGCGGCAAGCCGGGACGACCCCCCGCGAGCTGATCCGCGAGGAGCGGCTGCGGTTGGTACGGGACCGGCTGCGGGCACCCGCGTACCGGCATATGACGATCACCGAGCTGACGTACGCGTCGGGATTCTCCTCCTCAAGCGCGCTCAGCACGGCATTCCGGCAGCGCTTCGGGGTATGCCCCCGCGAGATGCGGCACGCGGGCCCCCGGTCCGTCGGCGATACGCGCCGGAGTTGATGGACGGCCCCAGCCTTCCGGTCGAACCGGTCGCGGTCAGACTTTCGCGAACACCTCTGTTCGCAGAACCTCTCTCGACGCTACCTTTGGCGTCGCACTGGGCCGGAACTCCCGTTCCCCCCAAGCCGATTCGAGACGAGGTGCACATGCGAAGGACGCGATCGTTACTCGCGATACTTGCCGCGCTGCCCATCCTGGGGCTGAGTACACCGCAAGCCGTGGCGGCCGCCCCACAGGCGCAGACCCGGGCCGACTGCCCGAACACGATGATCTTCGAGGTCGGGGGTCACCTCGATGGCGGCGCCACGGTCTACGACCGCAGCAACGCCGCGCTCCCCGAAGGTGTTTCGTTCACCAAAATCCACTACTCGGCGTCCATCGCCCCCTACCCCGGCGACACCAAGACGCTGGACGACTCCGTGGCCGAGGGCATCGCCACGCTCGACGCGGCGGTGAAGACCTTCCACGGCGAATGCTCCGCCGGCCACGTGACCATCGCCGGCTACTCGCAGGGCGCGATCGTCGCCGGCGATGAGCTGGCCGCCCTCTCCAGCAGTGACGCCGTCCCGCACGACCAGATCAACGGCGTGCTCTACGGCGATCCCCGGCGGCCCGGTGTGGACGGCGGTCCGGGCGGCATCGAAACGAACCTGCCGACGATCCTGCCGGGCATGACCATGAAGGGGCCGCGCGGCTTCGGCGACCTGACGGTCAAAGAGATCTGCAACACCAACGACGGCATCTGCCACTCCGAGAACCTGCTCACGAACCTGGCGTGCTTCGCCAACGGCGTGGTCGGCTACTTCACCGGCGACCACGGT contains these protein-coding regions:
- a CDS encoding DUF6801 domain-containing protein, whose protein sequence is MVGVSGAGTAAAQPVPHPLKYTCHVPLINKDLPFRMKVDTDIPESVPVGEPSRKFAIGARTTVAANFTRMLHAFDVQTVEGTVTAKIRVAAPQDNRRVPVPLNINKTRIPASGSFDVTAEGTAPPLTFRRPGPARITAGDLAVHVIAKKANGEVLGAPPVPCTLDTGQDKTVGSFEITKKGTRAGTGAGTGAGTESGTTTGSTASGTSDARANGPAAAGAQPEGTSAARRSAQASDEAGGTGKGAVAAADQATRGLMAPVVGTLLAGALAFVLGSWVKQRRRGAGDA
- a CDS encoding NACHT domain-containing protein codes for the protein MVTAGVAVTIAVRAGTGEVDPGGLAVGLVSLMLAVAGLHQANLSQALQDTDTAALADRLAVAVRDREEKTHQRLLGGSDRTINVKFTFRPSPAHHGTGAAPRGTLEEVATYYRALRPGRLVITGAPGAGKTVLALHLMLLLLPDPGQAPSGPVPVRLSLSTFDPDRNELDDWLADHLTRAYRLRPSAAAALVRARLILPVLDGLDEMDASEPGRDSRAAAALEAMNRYVHGTTKGQLVLTCRSDPYAALERADTWAEDASCIEIAPVSLAATKAFITARTRDRGRWEPVLNALQAAPAGPLARGLSTPWRLTVALTVYDERHDGSWVRDPVDLLDPTFRTPGQVRDHLLNLFILAASSAGGKAAPYTRLQVRTWLTVLAGYLHDSTANARAVAGRRLSGTDLVLHELWPLTGDRRARTVHVLLTLAVWATADLSAALLDDWKVYATNVTLMALGSLLAGFPPWPMPSRLERVTAKTPAARHQLVNGLVGGLFWGGLVVVVDMGNVVGLVNGLVYGSVVGLAGGAMVGVGLAGVLSDTPEVRKSHGNASPRGMVWDDLVTGFATGLVVGLGFVPFYWFALGPVFALGAVLIYMLLFGLGGGRTLALLYNRLFRCGFRGALDALFRPWRAFGPLFRTGAGPALGAAGVRYLAFLLCTRRWWSNQPLPWRLGRFLDWCCDAGLTRTAGIAYQFRHRELQDFLTRGQLHHAPPDDPASAEMPRP
- a CDS encoding DUF6801 domain-containing protein; translated protein: MASDKLIRNLRERHRATRAVPSGPVARKALGLTMAVGVAGASVGVFGAGPAAADPLSLELRYTCSVLAVHDRPGTVKIDTDVPKSAAVGKPTPKFAIHAVVPVSAADTRGLRGAGIKTIQGTVEAKVRVTAPEGDTDLRVPFHVARTSVPASGPFLVKATGAAPKRTFSQPGRAKITIGDLVMHVTASGVMTVTLDVPCKLDARQNHVVASFDIAGTGTTTGPAPSGTTETATSGTTESRNPSEGARAGATTEGSADPSGNLATTGSRGITHLIPLAAGAVVLGAMAVTAAFRFRSRSR
- a CDS encoding helix-turn-helix domain-containing protein, coding for MSYRYPHTDDFHAGTIRQCTDTYQLVKWWSGTIKYTRTAGQVRHAPDEDYRLLLPVAGELVLRQDDQELRLVPEAGCLLTFAAPFEILQGDFMQAFIMSIPAQEVNGRLNRSSPLATGLDLTSGLGRVVGDMLTGLHEERDTLTSGQFDAVSDRLVELLCMLVAGDDRPTAPGHLAEVETVVRRYIREHAADPDMTGTTVAQALGWSLRQVQLALRQAGTTPRELIREERLRLVRDRLRAPAYRHMTITELTYASGFSSSSALSTAFRQRFGVCPREMRHAGPRSVGDTRRS
- a CDS encoding PE-PPE domain-containing protein, which produces MRRTRSLLAILAALPILGLSTPQAVAAAPQAQTRADCPNTMIFEVGGHLDGGATVYDRSNAALPEGVSFTKIHYSASIAPYPGDTKTLDDSVAEGIATLDAAVKTFHGECSAGHVTIAGYSQGAIVAGDELAALSSSDAVPHDQINGVLYGDPRRPGVDGGPGGIETNLPTILPGMTMKGPRGFGDLTVKEICNTNDGICHSENLLTNLACFANGVVGYFTGDHGYDINPHAVSGGGDQLHRQAPKVPLCGPGLPIPGKKPHALFNSDRAAARHQVAGYRTMITPLLPVGLRGQLARFPWLP